In Candidatus Nanopelagicales bacterium, the genomic stretch AATTCCGACGGCTCAATGCTGGTGTCCTACGACCTCACCGTCGAATTGGCAATCCCGATGATCGGGATGATCCGCCAGCGTGCCGAGAAGCGCATCGTCAAGTCCGCCTTGGGTGGCCTCAAAGTGCGCGTCGAACAGCTCGGCTGAAAGCCCCGGATGTCCGCGCGGCCACGCCATGTCTGAGCCCGACATGCCTGAGCACGATATGCCTGAGCCCGCCACGTCTGGGCCCGGTAACGCCGACCCACAGACTCCATTTCGTGCCAGCGCGCGCGAAGTCCGGGTGATCTTGTTCACCGGCAAGGGTGGGGTCGGCAAGACCACGATCGCGGCTGGTACCGCCGCGATGTGCGCGCGAGCTGGCCTGCGAACACTCGTTTTGTCCACTGATCCCGCTCATTCCCTGGCCGATGCGCTCGGCAGGCCGGATCCGACCGTGGCCGATGCGCCAGATCAAATTGACGACAACCTGTGGTCGCTGCATGTCGATGTCCGGGACCGCTTCGCTAAAGCATGGGGTGAGGTTCAGCGGTACCTGCTAGAGGTGCTCGACTCGGCCGGAGTCGATCCGATGGAGGCCGAGGAACTGACGGTGCTCCCCGGGGCGGAGGAAGTGCTCGCGCTGCTGGAAGTCCGCGAACGAGTTCGCAGCGGCAACTGGGAAGTGGTCATCGTTGATTGCGCACCGACCGCGGAGACGTTACGACTGCTGTCGCTGCCCGATGCGCTTCGCTGGTACATGGATCGCATCTGGCCGGCCGAACGGCGTGTGCTCGGAGTTCTGCGGCCGATCCTGCGCCGCGCAAGTGGGGTGCCCATGCCGCGGGACAGCGTCTTGGACGCCATCGAACACTTGCACGCCGACCTCAGCGATGTTCGGGAGATCCTCACCGGTGCTAGTGCGTCTGTTCGACTGGTGACCACGCCCGAGGCGGTCGTCTTCGCGGAGGCGCGCCGGACACTGACGTCGTTGTCGCTGTACGGCTACCGGGTTGACGGTGTGGTGGTCAATCGGATGTTCCCCGTCGACGACGCCGACGATTGGCGTGCCGGGTGGATCCGGTCCCAGGCCGTCCAGCTCGCCCGGATCGAGGCGGACTGTGACCCGCTGCCGGTCTGGCGCTCGGGCTACCGGGAGTCGGAGCCAGTGGGCGTTGAGCAGCTACTGGGGTTGGCACAAGATCTGTACCGGGGTGATGACCCAGCGCGAGTGCATCAGGTGCCTGAGCCGATGGTCGTCGAACGTAGGGGCGAGGAATTCCGGTTGTCGCTGGGCCTGCCCAACGTGGCGAGCGGGGACGTTGACCTCGGTCGGCGGGGTGACGAATTGGTCGTGACCGTTGGTCCGCATCGCCGCATCCTCTCGTTGCCGAGCGCCCTGAGACGATGTGTGGTGAGCAAGGCCCACGTCGACCACGGACGGCTTCTGATTGACTTCACCCCAGACGAATCGGTCTGGATGCGAAACCGCCGAAACTGACCACCCGAAGTTCGAAACGGAGAGCGAGCACAACCATGAGCGACGAGCGCGGTGAATCAGGGCAGCCTTGGTGGCACGAGACCCCCGACGAGCTAGACGACGAGAACCCAGCGGGTGTAGGAACTGCGGCGCAGGAGGCGGTCAAACTCGCCTCAGCGGTGGCCTCTTGGGCGAGCCGGAGCGGGCTGTCGGACACCATGCGCGGGATCGCCGAGCAGACTGCCAGCAGCGTCCGCGC encodes the following:
- a CDS encoding ArsA family ATPase; this encodes MPEHDMPEPATSGPGNADPQTPFRASAREVRVILFTGKGGVGKTTIAAGTAAMCARAGLRTLVLSTDPAHSLADALGRPDPTVADAPDQIDDNLWSLHVDVRDRFAKAWGEVQRYLLEVLDSAGVDPMEAEELTVLPGAEEVLALLEVRERVRSGNWEVVIVDCAPTAETLRLLSLPDALRWYMDRIWPAERRVLGVLRPILRRASGVPMPRDSVLDAIEHLHADLSDVREILTGASASVRLVTTPEAVVFAEARRTLTSLSLYGYRVDGVVVNRMFPVDDADDWRAGWIRSQAVQLARIEADCDPLPVWRSGYRESEPVGVEQLLGLAQDLYRGDDPARVHQVPEPMVVERRGEEFRLSLGLPNVASGDVDLGRRGDELVVTVGPHRRILSLPSALRRCVVSKAHVDHGRLLIDFTPDESVWMRNRRN